One window of Polyangiaceae bacterium genomic DNA carries:
- a CDS encoding restriction endonuclease, which yields MGTDVYVTKADGERQPLDLTKLKRSLARSGAAEALIERVAKRVSSRVDNGIPTDKLYRIAFRQLRKERRHIAARYSLKRAVMQLGPTGYPFERLIAALLHGEGWRTEVGVNLKGAVNHEIDVLAQFAEGPKSHRLLVECKHKMSGDAKCDVKTALYVSARARDLLGDLHGNSDQFWLVTNGRFTADAIVYAESVHLGLLSWDYPDGDPINVPDYQRPSVPPPPVLELDLPRRNLAQRITDELAFPITCLTSLKQRHKQQLLDERIVLCRELDAHPELLQKLRLDAAQVTEVRRELFDLLNPLSIEPSPGSTRG from the coding sequence GCAACCTCTCGACCTGACGAAGCTCAAGCGCTCCCTCGCGCGCTCTGGGGCTGCCGAAGCGCTGATCGAGCGTGTCGCGAAGCGCGTCAGTTCACGGGTCGACAACGGGATCCCCACGGATAAGCTGTATCGCATCGCCTTCCGTCAGCTGCGCAAGGAACGTCGACACATTGCTGCACGCTATAGCCTCAAGCGCGCGGTGATGCAGCTTGGACCCACGGGCTATCCGTTCGAGCGCTTGATCGCCGCGCTGCTCCACGGTGAGGGCTGGCGGACCGAAGTTGGCGTGAACCTGAAGGGCGCGGTCAATCACGAGATCGACGTGTTGGCTCAGTTCGCCGAAGGACCAAAGAGCCACCGATTGCTCGTCGAGTGCAAACACAAGATGAGCGGCGACGCGAAATGCGACGTGAAGACAGCGCTCTACGTGTCTGCGCGCGCCCGCGACCTGCTGGGAGATCTCCACGGAAACTCCGATCAGTTTTGGTTGGTCACCAACGGTCGTTTCACCGCGGATGCGATCGTGTACGCAGAGAGCGTGCACCTCGGCCTCCTGAGCTGGGACTATCCAGATGGCGACCCGATCAACGTGCCCGACTACCAACGTCCCAGTGTGCCGCCGCCGCCGGTGCTGGAGTTGGATCTGCCGCGCCGGAACCTGGCTCAGCGCATCACCGATGAGCTGGCGTTCCCCATCACCTGCCTCACGAGCCTGAAGCAACGTCACAAGCAACAGCTCCTCGACGAGCGCATCGTGCTCTGCCGTGAGCTCGACGCTCATCCAGAATTGCTTCAGAAGCTACGGCTCGACGCCGCTCAGGTCACCGAGGTCCGCCGTGAGCTCTTCGACCTGCTGAACCCCCTGAGTATCGAGCCGAGCCCAGGCTCCACTCGGGGTTAG